From a region of the Gossypium raimondii isolate GPD5lz chromosome 10, ASM2569854v1, whole genome shotgun sequence genome:
- the LOC105776003 gene encoding probable indole-3-pyruvate monooxygenase YUCCA10 has protein sequence MEETMVVIVGAGPAGLATSACLNRLSIPNIVLEREDCYASLWKKRSYDRLKLHLAKQFCHLPYMDFPPNAPTYVPKNGFIDYLDNYVSHFGITPRYLRSVESVIYDSDAEKWQIVVKNMTTTDNVIETEVYTSRFLVVASGENSQGTIPDIDGLDSYGGEYIHSNQYENGRKFRGKDVLVVGCGNSGMEIAYDLWNWGANTSIVVRNPVHVLTKEMVKMAMIMSQYLPCKAVDIITVAISRLRYGKLSKYGIRMPTKGPFHLKETTGRSPVIDVGTISKIKSGEIKVLPGMECIKDNEVVFTNGATVQFDAIVFATGYKSTVRNWLKGSYESFDEKGMPKRSFPYHWKGGNGIYNAGFSRRGLRGISSDAQNIANDIYINITAD, from the exons ATGGAGGAAACAATGGTTGTTATTGTGGGAGCAGGCCCTGCCGGCCTAGCCACCTCGGCTTGCCTGAACCGCCTTTCGATCCCCAACATTGTGTTGGAAAGAGAGGATTGCTATGCTTCTCTTTGGAAGAAAAGGTCATATGATCGCCTCAAACTTCACTTAGCAAAGCAATTTTGCCACCTTCCATACATGGATTTCCCACCTAATGCACCAACTTATGTTCCCAAAAATGGGTTTATAGATTACTTAGACAATTACGTCTCACACTTTGGCATAACCCCAAGATATCTCCGATCCGTTGAGTCAGTTATTTATGATTCGGACGCTGAAAAATGGCAGATTGTTGTCAAGAACATGACGACTACCGACAATGTGATCGAGACTGAGGTGTATACGTCGAGGTTTCTTGTAGTAGCCAGTGGCGAAAATAGCCAAGGTACAATCCCTGATATCGATGGTCTTGATAGCTATGGAGGGGAATACATCCACTCTAACCAATATGAAAATGGGAGGAAATTTAGAGGCAAAGATGTTCTAGTTGTTGGTTGTGGAAACTCTGGCATGGAGATTGCTTACGATCTTTGGAATTGGGGTGCCAACACTTCCATTGTCGTTCGTAATCCG GTACATGTGCTAACCAAAGAGATGGTGAAAATGGCAATGATCATGTCACAATACCTCCCATGCAAAGCAGTGGATATAATCACTGTGGCGATTAGTAGATTAAGATATGGGAAGCTTTCGAAATATGGTATTCGAATGCCAACGAAGGGGCCATTCCATCTTAAGGAAACAACAGGTCGGTCCCCAGTCATTGATGTTGGAAccattagtaaaattaaaagtgGAGAAATCAAG GTTTTACCTGGTATGGAATGCATAAAAGATAATGAGGTTGTGTTTACAAATGGCGCGACAGTACAGTTCGATGCCATTGTTTTTGCCACTGGTTATAAAAGCACAGTCCGGAATTGGCTTAAG GGAAGCTATGAAAGTTTTGATGAGAAAGGAATGCCCAAAAGAAGCTTTCCGTATCACTGGAAAGGGGGAAATGGAATTTACAATGCTGGATTTTCAAGAAGAGGACTGAGAGGTATTTCCAGTGATGCACAAAATATAGCCAATGATATATACATAAACATCACTGCTGATTAG